In Burkholderia contaminans, the following proteins share a genomic window:
- a CDS encoding MFS transporter, whose protein sequence is MCQIDMQKLADDARFNRFHAKVLLWCLLILIIDGYDIAVVGIALPSIMQQMGVNASTAGFMASSALFGMMFGAMVLGTLSDRIGRRWALSIGVMLFSVFTAAAGFTKDPISFSVVRFIAGLGIGGVLPVIVAQMVEYSPKKIRSLMTALMTSGYALGGILAAVLGKQLIGEYGWQVVFIAAGVPVLLIPFILKLVPESMTYLISRSRNGELAEVARNLQPGVKHPADAQFVVPTADRVAGAPVSRLFQDGRGPSTVLFWIAFFSGLFMVYALSSWLTKLMAMAGYSLGSALSFVIALNVGAIIGAVGGGWLADKFNIKWVLVGMYALGGVLLYLMTFQTSTELRYLIIGAVGACTTGAQLVAYAYCGQFYPMSIRSTGIGMASGVGRLGAIAAPLLIGQIVALELPLEQNFLVIGAFGIIGSIALAFIRHGGPASVGPQEAARELRPSQQTPQNA, encoded by the coding sequence GTGTGCCAAATCGACATGCAGAAGCTCGCCGACGACGCTCGCTTCAACCGCTTTCATGCCAAGGTGCTTCTGTGGTGCCTGTTGATTCTCATCATCGACGGCTATGACATCGCCGTGGTGGGCATCGCCCTGCCGTCCATCATGCAGCAGATGGGCGTGAACGCATCGACTGCCGGTTTCATGGCCAGTTCGGCCCTGTTCGGCATGATGTTCGGCGCCATGGTTCTGGGCACGCTGTCCGACCGGATTGGTCGGCGCTGGGCCCTCTCCATTGGCGTCATGCTGTTCAGCGTGTTCACCGCGGCCGCCGGATTCACCAAGGATCCCATCAGCTTCAGCGTGGTGCGCTTCATCGCGGGCCTGGGGATTGGCGGTGTGCTGCCGGTCATCGTGGCACAGATGGTCGAGTACTCGCCCAAGAAGATCCGCAGCCTGATGACGGCGCTGATGACTTCGGGCTACGCACTGGGCGGCATCCTGGCCGCGGTGCTCGGCAAGCAGCTGATCGGCGAGTACGGCTGGCAGGTCGTTTTCATCGCAGCGGGTGTGCCGGTCCTGCTGATTCCGTTCATCTTGAAGCTGGTGCCGGAATCAATGACCTACCTGATCTCGCGCAGCCGCAACGGCGAACTGGCCGAAGTGGCCCGTAATCTCCAGCCGGGAGTCAAGCACCCGGCGGACGCCCAGTTCGTCGTGCCCACCGCCGACCGCGTGGCGGGTGCGCCGGTCTCCCGGCTGTTCCAGGACGGGCGAGGCCCGAGCACGGTGCTGTTCTGGATCGCCTTCTTCTCGGGCCTGTTCATGGTCTATGCGCTCAGCAGCTGGCTGACCAAGCTGATGGCTATGGCTGGCTACAGCCTGGGGTCTGCCCTCAGCTTCGTGATCGCGCTGAACGTTGGCGCCATCATCGGTGCCGTGGGAGGCGGGTGGCTCGCCGACAAGTTCAACATCAAGTGGGTGCTGGTGGGGATGTATGCGCTGGGCGGCGTGCTGCTGTACCTGATGACGTTCCAGACCTCGACCGAGCTGCGTTATCTGATCATCGGCGCGGTCGGCGCCTGCACCACCGGCGCGCAATTGGTGGCCTATGCCTACTGCGGGCAGTTTTACCCGATGTCCATCCGCTCGACCGGCATCGGCATGGCCTCCGGCGTGGGGCGCCTGGGCGCGATCGCGGCGCCGCTGCTAATCGGCCAGATCGTTGCGCTTGAGCTGCCGCTGGAGCAGAACTTCCTGGTGATCGGGGCTTTCGGAATCATCGGCTCGATCGCCCTGGCGTTCATCAGGCATGGCGGCCCGGCGTCGGTGGGCCCGCAAGAGGCTGCACGCGAGTTGCGCCCGTCGCAACAGACGCCGCAAAACGCCTGA
- a CDS encoding electron transfer flavoprotein subunit alpha/FixB family protein, translating to MSVLVIAEHDNASIKGATLNTVTAAAACGGDVHVLVAGHNAGAAAQAAAQIAGVAKVIHADAAGLAHGLAENVAAQVLAIAGNYSHILFPATAGGKNVAPRVAAKLDVAQISDITKVVSADTFERPIYAGNAIATVQSSDATKVITVRTTGFDATAATGGNAAVETATAAADTGKSSYVGSEIAKSDRPELTAAKIIVSGGRALGSKEKFDEVITPLADKLGAAIGASRAAVDAGYAPNDLQVGQTGKIVAPQLYVAAGISGAIQHLAGMKDSKVIVAINKDPEAPIFSVADYGLEADLFAAVPELVKAF from the coding sequence ATGTCGGTACTCGTTATTGCTGAACACGACAACGCATCCATCAAGGGCGCAACCCTGAACACCGTGACGGCTGCAGCCGCTTGCGGTGGCGACGTGCACGTGCTGGTGGCCGGCCACAATGCCGGCGCTGCCGCACAAGCCGCCGCCCAGATCGCCGGTGTCGCCAAGGTCATCCACGCCGACGCCGCAGGCTTGGCCCACGGCCTGGCCGAGAACGTGGCCGCCCAGGTGCTGGCCATCGCCGGCAACTATAGCCACATCCTGTTCCCGGCCACGGCCGGCGGCAAGAACGTGGCCCCCCGCGTGGCCGCCAAGCTCGACGTCGCCCAGATCAGCGACATCACCAAGGTGGTGAGCGCCGACACCTTCGAACGCCCCATCTACGCCGGCAATGCCATCGCCACCGTGCAAAGCAGCGACGCCACCAAAGTCATCACCGTGCGCACCACCGGCTTCGACGCCACAGCGGCGACCGGAGGCAACGCAGCAGTGGAAACGGCAACCGCAGCGGCAGACACCGGCAAGAGCAGCTACGTGGGCAGCGAAATCGCCAAGAGCGACCGGCCCGAACTGACGGCGGCCAAGATCATCGTCTCCGGCGGCCGTGCGCTGGGCAGCAAGGAAAAATTCGACGAAGTCATCACCCCGCTGGCCGACAAGCTGGGCGCGGCCATCGGCGCGAGCCGCGCGGCGGTGGATGCGGGCTACGCGCCCAATGACCTGCAGGTGGGCCAGACCGGCAAGATCGTGGCGCCGCAGCTGTACGTGGCGGCGGGCATCTCGGGGGCGATCCAGCACCTGGCGGGCATGAAGGACTCCAAGGTGATCGTGGCGATCAACAAGGACCCGGAGGCGCCGATCTTCAGCGTGGCCGACTACGGGCTGGAGGCGGACCTGTTCGCGGCTGTGCCGGAACTCGTCAAGGCCTTTTAA
- a CDS encoding MBL fold metallo-hydrolase produces MTDAAPALSYPFSDLPLPGQATEIKPGVLWLRMPLPFSLDHINLWALSDGPGWAVVDTGIRSVDVRNAWLALLAPQGPLAGRPISRVIATHMHPDHVGMAGWLTRRFECALWMTRDEYLSCRVMLADTGREAPVDGVRFYRRAGWSDTEVDEYRTRFGDFGKMIHPLPDSFVRLTDGQMLRIGDQEWEVIVGTGHSPEHACFYSRELDLLISGDQVLPRISSNTSVYATEPHANPLQGWLDSIDRLMQRVPGSALILPAHNEPFHGLHLRLEQLRASTVRGTDRVRQQLAQPLRVIDLVRALYRSSIVAEQMHLNLATGETLAHLNYLDQRGEIVSAEDEDGAMRYRLA; encoded by the coding sequence ATGACCGACGCAGCCCCGGCACTCTCGTATCCGTTCTCGGATCTCCCACTCCCTGGCCAAGCCACGGAAATCAAGCCTGGTGTGCTGTGGCTGCGCATGCCGCTGCCGTTTTCCCTGGATCACATCAACCTCTGGGCATTGAGCGACGGTCCTGGTTGGGCGGTCGTGGACACGGGCATTCGCAGCGTGGACGTCAGGAACGCGTGGCTCGCCTTGCTCGCTCCGCAGGGGCCGCTAGCCGGCCGACCCATCTCCCGTGTGATAGCGACGCACATGCACCCGGATCATGTGGGCATGGCGGGATGGTTGACACGTCGCTTCGAATGCGCGCTTTGGATGACACGAGACGAGTATTTGAGCTGTCGGGTGATGCTTGCCGATACGGGGCGGGAAGCGCCAGTCGATGGCGTTCGCTTCTATCGGAGGGCCGGATGGAGCGACACCGAGGTGGATGAGTACCGCACCCGGTTCGGTGACTTCGGTAAAATGATCCATCCATTGCCTGACAGCTTTGTGCGGCTCACGGATGGCCAGATGTTGCGGATCGGGGACCAGGAATGGGAAGTCATCGTCGGCACAGGACATTCCCCCGAGCACGCGTGCTTCTACTCGCGCGAACTGGATTTGCTGATATCGGGGGATCAGGTTCTTCCCAGGATCAGTTCCAATACCTCCGTGTACGCCACCGAGCCGCATGCGAATCCTCTGCAGGGTTGGCTCGATTCCATCGACCGGTTGATGCAACGCGTACCTGGGAGCGCCCTGATTCTGCCTGCCCACAACGAACCTTTCCATGGCCTGCACCTACGGTTGGAGCAACTGCGTGCGAGCACCGTCAGAGGCACCGACCGCGTCAGGCAACAACTTGCGCAGCCTCTGAGGGTCATCGACCTGGTTCGCGCCCTGTACCGTTCGTCCATTGTTGCGGAGCAAATGCACCTCAACCTCGCGACCGGAGAGACGCTCGCCCACCTAAACTATCTCGACCAGCGTGGGGAAATCGTGTCTGCAGAAGACGAAGACGGCGCAATGCGCTATCGGCTCGCCTGA
- a CDS encoding electron transfer flavoprotein subunit beta/FixA family protein, with protein MKILVPVKRVVDYNVKVRVKSDGSGVDIANVKMSMNPFDEIAVEEAVRLREKGAATEIVAVSCGVSQCQETLRTAMAIGADRGILVETNEELQPLAVAKLLKALIDKEQPGLVILGKQAIDDDCNQTGQMLAALAGLPQATFASKVELASDKAAVTREVDGGLETLSLTLPAVITADLRLNEPRYVTLPNIMKAKKKPLDTIKPEDLGVQVAPRLKTLKVTEPAKRGAGVKVADVAALVEKLKNEAKVI; from the coding sequence ATGAAAATCCTGGTTCCCGTCAAGCGGGTGGTTGACTACAACGTCAAGGTCCGCGTCAAGAGCGATGGCAGCGGCGTGGACATCGCCAATGTCAAGATGAGCATGAACCCCTTCGACGAGATTGCCGTCGAAGAGGCTGTGCGGCTCAGGGAGAAAGGCGCGGCAACGGAGATCGTCGCCGTCTCGTGCGGCGTGTCTCAATGCCAGGAGACGCTGCGCACCGCCATGGCCATCGGTGCCGACCGCGGCATCCTAGTCGAGACCAATGAAGAACTGCAGCCGCTGGCCGTGGCTAAGCTGCTTAAGGCCCTGATCGACAAGGAACAGCCCGGCCTCGTGATCCTGGGCAAGCAGGCCATCGACGACGACTGCAACCAGACCGGCCAGATGCTGGCGGCGCTGGCCGGTCTGCCGCAAGCCACCTTCGCCTCCAAGGTCGAGCTCGCCAGCGACAAGGCAGCCGTGACCCGCGAAGTGGACGGCGGCCTGGAAACCCTTAGCCTCACGCTGCCCGCGGTCATCACCGCCGACCTGCGTCTGAACGAACCGCGCTACGTCACCTTGCCCAACATCATGAAGGCCAAGAAAAAGCCGCTGGACACCATCAAGCCCGAAGACCTCGGCGTTCAAGTCGCCCCGCGCCTGAAGACCCTGAAGGTGACCGAACCCGCCAAGCGCGGCGCCGGCGTGAAGGTGGCTGACGTGGCCGCCCTGGTCGAAAAACTCAAGAACGAAGCGAAGGTGATCTAA
- a CDS encoding acyl-CoA dehydrogenase produces MSVYIAPLREMLFAMKEVGGLDAICAQPDHEETTPDLVEAILQEAANYAAGVLDPLNRPGDVQGARWHDGRVTPADGFREAWASFCENGWNGMPAATEWGGQGLPTLVSTAVLEMWKSSNLAFSLCQMLTLGAVEAIAHHGSDALQRRFLAPMVEGRWTGTMNLTEPQAGSDLAALRSRAVHEGDHYHVSGNKIFITWGEHDMAENIVHLVLARLPDAPPGVKGISLFLCPKYLVNDDGTLGERNDLACTSIEHKMGIHGSPTASMSFGDSGGAIGYLVGEPHQGLACMFTMMNHARLNVGLEGVGISERAYQRARAYALERVQGKPLISGSTAIAGHPDVRRMLMDMKARTEAMRALAYFCAGQMDRAAGHADAQERAQAQALVGLLIPVVKGWCTDSAQGITSDGVQVHGGMGYVEETGASQHMRDARITTIYEGTTGIQANDLIGRKLAREGGRTLKALLGRIDGDARRLVESPDAVLAQIGRALAAAAQALDEAVDWLLAHDGQPAQCAAGAVPFLRLAGTVIGGWLSARMAEAATAQLAAGAGDAGFLGTKRATASHYAAHVLVQAPMLRDIVTGGAASTLALADDQL; encoded by the coding sequence GTGTCTGTCTACATAGCCCCCCTGCGCGAAATGCTGTTCGCCATGAAAGAGGTCGGCGGCCTGGACGCGATCTGCGCCCAGCCCGACCATGAAGAAACCACGCCCGACCTGGTCGAGGCCATCCTGCAGGAGGCGGCTAATTACGCCGCTGGCGTGCTGGATCCGCTCAACCGCCCCGGCGACGTGCAGGGCGCGCGCTGGCACGATGGTCGGGTCACGCCCGCCGACGGCTTTCGCGAAGCCTGGGCCAGCTTCTGCGAGAACGGCTGGAACGGCATGCCCGCTGCCACCGAATGGGGCGGCCAGGGCCTGCCCACGCTGGTCTCCACCGCCGTGCTGGAGATGTGGAAGTCGTCCAACCTCGCGTTCAGCCTGTGCCAGATGCTCACGCTGGGCGCGGTGGAGGCCATTGCGCACCATGGCAGCGACGCACTCCAGCGCCGCTTCCTGGCACCCATGGTCGAGGGCCGCTGGACGGGCACCATGAACCTCACCGAGCCCCAGGCCGGCTCTGACCTGGCCGCGCTGCGCAGCCGTGCCGTACACGAGGGCGACCACTACCACGTCAGCGGCAACAAGATCTTCATCACCTGGGGCGAGCACGACATGGCCGAGAACATCGTGCACCTGGTGCTGGCGCGCCTACCCGATGCGCCACCGGGGGTGAAAGGCATCTCGCTGTTCCTGTGCCCGAAGTACCTGGTCAACGACGATGGCACCCTGGGCGAACGCAACGACTTGGCCTGCACGTCGATTGAGCACAAGATGGGCATCCACGGCAGCCCCACGGCGTCGATGAGTTTTGGCGACAGCGGCGGCGCTATCGGCTACCTGGTCGGCGAGCCGCACCAGGGGCTGGCCTGCATGTTCACCATGATGAACCACGCGCGGCTGAACGTTGGCCTGGAAGGCGTGGGCATTTCCGAGCGCGCCTACCAGCGCGCACGCGCCTATGCGCTGGAGCGGGTGCAGGGCAAGCCGCTGATCAGCGGCAGCACCGCCATCGCAGGCCACCCGGACGTGCGGCGCATGCTGATGGACATGAAGGCCCGCACCGAGGCCATGCGCGCGCTGGCCTACTTCTGCGCCGGTCAGATGGACCGCGCCGCGGGCCACGCCGATGCGCAGGAGCGCGCGCAGGCGCAGGCCCTGGTCGGCCTGCTGATACCGGTGGTCAAAGGCTGGTGTACCGACAGCGCGCAGGGCATCACGTCCGACGGCGTGCAGGTGCATGGCGGCATGGGCTACGTCGAGGAAACCGGCGCCTCCCAGCACATGCGCGACGCGCGCATCACGACCATCTACGAAGGCACCACGGGCATCCAGGCCAACGACCTGATCGGCCGCAAGCTGGCACGCGAGGGCGGGCGCACGCTGAAGGCGCTGCTGGGCCGCATCGACGGCGATGCGCGCCGGTTGGTCGAATCGCCCGATGCAGTGCTGGCGCAGATCGGCCGCGCGTTGGCAGCCGCTGCCCAGGCGCTGGACGAAGCGGTCGACTGGCTGCTGGCCCACGACGGTCAACCCGCGCAGTGCGCGGCGGGCGCCGTGCCCTTCCTGCGGCTGGCGGGCACCGTGATCGGCGGCTGGCTGTCGGCGCGCATGGCCGAAGCCGCTACCGCGCAACTCGCGGCGGGCGCGGGCGATGCGGGCTTTCTCGGTACCAAGCGCGCCACAGCCAGCCATTACGCGGCGCATGTCCTGGTGCAGGCGCCGATGCTGCGCGACATCGTCACGGGCGGCGCCGCCAGCACGCTGGCCCTGGCGGACGATCAACTCTGA
- a CDS encoding acyl-CoA dehydrogenase family protein, translating into MLPQLYRHAWMDHEIDAFREQVRRYVAAEFTPRLDEWRRQGYIPREVWRLFGGMSFLLPEMPETYGGAGASLAYQLVVQDELAKAEMPVNIAVHTIASHYILDFGTEAQKQRWLPKVTNGEMLAAIAMTEPGCGSDLKAISTRARRDGDYYVIDGAKTFITNGFTGNLLIVAARTSGAGSKGVSLFVLETENLPGFRVGRLLEKIGMQASDTAELFFDSVRVPADQLLGSVEGQGFGQLMGALPYERMVIAVPAAAVIDRALELTIEYTKQRKIFGAPLFDMQTTRQKLAEMATIAHVVRSFVNDCTQRLLDGTLDNEAAYMAKWWCTEQQCRVVDECLQLFGGYGYMAEYPIARMYAASRVQKIYGGANEVLKDLVSRKL; encoded by the coding sequence ATGCTGCCACAGCTGTATCGCCACGCCTGGATGGACCACGAGATCGACGCTTTTCGCGAGCAGGTGCGTCGCTACGTTGCCGCCGAATTCACTCCCCGGCTCGACGAATGGCGCCGCCAGGGCTACATCCCGCGCGAGGTCTGGCGTCTGTTCGGCGGGATGAGCTTTCTGCTGCCCGAGATGCCCGAGACCTATGGTGGTGCCGGCGCCAGCCTCGCCTACCAGCTGGTGGTGCAGGACGAACTGGCCAAGGCCGAGATGCCGGTCAATATCGCGGTGCACACCATCGCTTCGCATTACATCCTGGACTTTGGCACCGAAGCGCAAAAGCAGCGCTGGCTGCCCAAGGTGACGAACGGCGAGATGCTGGCCGCAATCGCGATGACCGAGCCGGGCTGCGGCTCGGATCTGAAGGCCATCTCCACCCGGGCCCGGCGCGACGGCGACTACTACGTGATCGACGGCGCCAAGACCTTCATCACCAACGGCTTCACCGGAAACCTGCTGATCGTCGCGGCGCGCACCAGTGGCGCGGGCAGCAAAGGGGTGTCGCTGTTCGTACTGGAGACCGAGAACCTGCCAGGCTTTCGTGTGGGCCGCCTGCTTGAAAAGATCGGCATGCAGGCCTCGGACACGGCGGAGCTCTTCTTCGACAGCGTGCGCGTTCCAGCCGACCAACTGCTGGGGAGCGTTGAAGGACAAGGCTTTGGGCAACTGATGGGCGCGCTGCCCTACGAGCGCATGGTCATTGCAGTGCCGGCGGCGGCCGTCATCGACCGGGCGTTGGAGCTCACCATCGAATACACGAAGCAGCGCAAGATATTCGGTGCGCCTCTGTTCGACATGCAGACAACGCGCCAAAAGCTGGCCGAGATGGCGACCATCGCGCATGTGGTGCGCAGCTTCGTCAACGACTGTACACAGAGACTGCTGGACGGCACACTCGACAACGAGGCCGCCTACATGGCCAAGTGGTGGTGCACCGAACAGCAGTGCCGCGTGGTGGACGAGTGTCTCCAATTGTTCGGCGGCTACGGCTACATGGCCGAGTATCCGATCGCGCGGATGTATGCCGCTTCGCGAGTGCAGAAGATCTACGGCGGCGCCAACGAGGTCCTGAAAGACCTGGTTTCGAGGAAGCTGTGA
- a CDS encoding AraC family transcriptional regulator, producing MLQPVFTAPIFAVHGLLDGARGKGLATQEWLKGVLGRAGISESLLELEDSRVTVEQFNALFIAVKDSLNDECLGYLHERPMRPGSFALMVRSAFTAHSLSCALRRLSESFALLQDDVTLVPVTEGALGGFALEMRGGPGAHAEFLHAHLLRVFWRLLLWLHGGRLVPQRFDFNFALPLHAMSYGRIFSGSLCFGQPRTAAWFDADAFKLPVRRDRDALQSFLRATPGNVVGPHLNERSASARVRMVLQLANPEWPDLPVTAQRLHMSVSALQRHLATEGTSFQALKDQLRRDMAIVRLTSSEASLIAIAADLGFTDSTAFQRAFKVWTGSAPGAYRARSRSPQHPT from the coding sequence ATGCTGCAACCCGTCTTCACCGCTCCTATCTTTGCCGTGCATGGCCTGCTGGACGGCGCGCGCGGCAAGGGGCTGGCCACGCAAGAATGGCTGAAGGGCGTGCTGGGGCGCGCCGGCATCAGCGAATCGCTGCTGGAGCTCGAGGATTCGCGCGTAACCGTGGAGCAGTTCAACGCGCTATTTATCGCTGTCAAGGACAGCCTGAACGACGAGTGCCTGGGCTACCTACATGAGCGACCCATGCGCCCGGGCAGCTTCGCGCTAATGGTGCGCAGCGCGTTCACTGCCCATTCGTTGTCATGCGCCCTGCGTCGCCTGAGCGAATCCTTCGCCCTGCTGCAGGACGACGTGACGCTGGTGCCCGTGACCGAGGGCGCGCTGGGGGGCTTCGCGCTGGAGATGCGCGGCGGCCCGGGCGCACATGCCGAATTCCTTCATGCACATCTGCTGCGCGTGTTCTGGCGCTTGTTGCTGTGGCTGCACGGCGGCCGGCTGGTGCCGCAGCGATTCGACTTCAATTTTGCGCTGCCGCTCCATGCGATGAGCTACGGGCGCATCTTTTCCGGTTCGCTGTGCTTCGGGCAGCCGCGCACGGCCGCCTGGTTCGACGCCGACGCCTTCAAACTGCCGGTGCGGCGCGATCGGGACGCGCTGCAGTCCTTTCTGCGCGCCACGCCGGGCAACGTGGTGGGGCCGCACCTGAACGAGCGCAGCGCCAGCGCGCGGGTCCGCATGGTGCTGCAGCTGGCCAACCCCGAATGGCCCGACCTGCCCGTCACCGCGCAGCGCCTGCATATGTCGGTGAGTGCGTTGCAGCGGCACCTGGCCACCGAGGGCACTTCCTTCCAGGCACTGAAGGACCAACTGCGGCGCGACATGGCGATCGTGCGCCTAACCAGCAGCGAAGCCTCGCTCATCGCCATCGCCGCCGACCTGGGCTTCACCGACAGCACCGCCTTCCAGCGCGCATTCAAGGTCTGGACCGGCAGCGCGCCGGGAGCCTACCGCGCCCGCTCGCGTAGCCCGCAGCACCCTACATAG
- a CDS encoding CaiB/BaiF CoA transferase family protein yields MPHTLQLPLHGVRVVEFEGIGPGPLAARMLVDMGAEVIALARAEQAAGAQRLGGAVENPLHRGKKVEVIDLKSPGGKARALELIAQADALIEGFRPRVMERLGFGPADCAALNPRLVYGRMTGWGQDGPLAQAAGHDLNYVALTGLLSLSAHRGQAPIVPPSVLGDGAGALGMAFGIACALVDARATGRGRVVDAAIVDIVAMLGTLVHWIRANGQIDGAQPSPFHDSPFYDVYVCADGGFISLGAIEPPFYALLLSKLGLADVNPADQYDTAAWPALKERIAALIRTQPQAHWCALLEGSDACFAPVLSLAEAVRHPHNAARGIYQTTSFGAIEAASAPRFQALNATTTQETKK; encoded by the coding sequence ATGCCGCACACGCTGCAGTTGCCTCTGCACGGCGTCCGTGTGGTGGAGTTTGAGGGCATCGGTCCAGGCCCTCTGGCCGCCAGGATGCTGGTCGACATGGGCGCCGAGGTGATCGCGCTGGCACGGGCCGAGCAGGCTGCTGGGGCGCAGCGGCTGGGCGGGGCGGTGGAGAACCCGCTGCACCGCGGCAAGAAGGTCGAGGTCATCGACCTGAAGTCGCCCGGTGGCAAGGCGCGCGCACTGGAACTGATTGCCCAGGCCGACGCTCTGATCGAAGGCTTTCGCCCAAGGGTGATGGAGCGGCTGGGCTTCGGCCCCGCAGATTGCGCGGCGCTCAATCCCCGGCTGGTCTATGGCCGGATGACGGGCTGGGGCCAGGACGGGCCACTTGCCCAGGCCGCGGGCCACGACCTGAACTACGTCGCGCTGACGGGCCTGCTGTCGCTGTCGGCGCACAGGGGGCAGGCGCCCATCGTGCCGCCCTCGGTACTCGGGGACGGTGCCGGGGCGCTAGGCATGGCTTTTGGCATCGCCTGCGCGCTGGTCGATGCACGGGCCACCGGCCGTGGCCGGGTTGTGGACGCAGCCATCGTGGACATCGTGGCCATGCTGGGCACGCTGGTGCACTGGATTCGCGCCAACGGGCAGATCGACGGCGCACAGCCGAGCCCGTTCCACGATTCGCCGTTCTATGACGTGTACGTCTGCGCCGACGGCGGCTTCATCAGCCTCGGCGCGATCGAGCCGCCGTTCTACGCATTGCTGTTGTCCAAGTTGGGCCTGGCGGACGTGAACCCTGCAGACCAGTACGACACGGCGGCGTGGCCAGCGTTGAAGGAGCGCATCGCGGCCCTCATCCGCACCCAGCCCCAGGCGCACTGGTGCGCGCTGCTTGAAGGCAGCGACGCCTGCTTTGCACCCGTGCTCAGCCTGGCCGAGGCAGTGCGGCATCCGCACAACGCGGCACGGGGCATCTACCAGACCACCTCTTTCGGCGCCATCGAAGCGGCCTCGGCCCCACGGTTCCAGGCACTCAACGCAACCACCACCCAGGAGACAAAGAAATGA
- a CDS encoding transposase, which produces MLGAQGLTPHRRRTPQRQTLYAFAAVSTHDGVIDSLVLPWANAETMQVFLAEMARRHAVEFIMMVMDQAGWHIAGHLDVPQNMRLEFLPALS; this is translated from the coding sequence GTGTTGGGTGCCCAGGGGCTCACGCCCCATCGTCGGCGCACGCCTCAACGCCAGACCCTGTACGCCTTCGCCGCCGTCAGCACGCACGATGGCGTGATTGACTCTCTGGTGCTGCCCTGGGCCAACGCTGAGACGATGCAGGTGTTCCTGGCCGAGATGGCGCGACGCCATGCCGTCGAGTTCATCATGATGGTCATGGATCAGGCGGGTTGGCACATCGCGGGTCACTTGGATGTGCCACAGAATATGCGCCTAGAGTTTCTGCCAGCCTTGAGCTGA